In Polyangium spumosum, a genomic segment contains:
- a CDS encoding MerC domain-containing protein gives MLPVLACAVCPTCLGAWAQALSALGVGFVITEAQHLALLVVAVSVTLFVSIRRHARSRRKGPLALSLAGSVGLVASHLLGEIEALAWASIVILVAASIWQHRALPSPARPAEQAAA, from the coding sequence GTGCTCCCGGTCCTCGCCTGCGCCGTCTGCCCCACGTGCCTCGGCGCCTGGGCGCAAGCCCTCTCCGCGCTCGGCGTCGGATTCGTGATCACCGAGGCGCAGCACCTCGCTCTGCTCGTCGTCGCGGTCTCGGTGACGCTCTTCGTCAGCATTCGTCGTCATGCGCGCTCCCGCCGCAAAGGCCCGCTCGCGCTCTCGCTCGCCGGCTCGGTTGGCCTCGTCGCGAGCCACCTCCTCGGGGAAATCGAGGCCCTCGCCTGGGCGTCGATCGTGATCCTCGTGGCGGCGTCCATCTGGCAGCATCGAGCCCTGCCGAGCCCGGCGCGACCGGCGGAGCAAGCCGCCGCCTGA
- a CDS encoding histidine phosphatase family protein, with product MSIELVIVRHGQSEGNRDRVFTGHGPSPLTERGRREAEAVARRIAEKPVSAIFASDLPRALETAAPIVTQTGVPLVADPALRERNFGELTGTSFADIEERHPDVWRALRARDPLFRPPGGESNADCRARIAGFVDALLAARAEGRIVLVSHGVAINQLLYHLLGLPAEAPPVVFRVDNCSVQRVERHEGVVRILCINDKSHLEGLLT from the coding sequence ATGTCCATCGAGCTCGTCATCGTTCGCCATGGTCAGTCGGAGGGGAACCGGGATCGGGTCTTCACGGGTCACGGGCCCTCGCCGCTCACCGAGCGCGGGCGCCGCGAGGCCGAGGCCGTGGCGCGGCGGATCGCGGAGAAGCCCGTCTCCGCGATCTTCGCGAGCGACCTGCCCCGCGCCCTCGAGACCGCGGCCCCCATCGTCACGCAGACGGGCGTCCCGCTCGTCGCGGACCCGGCGCTCAGGGAGCGGAACTTCGGCGAGTTGACGGGCACCTCGTTCGCCGACATCGAGGAGCGCCACCCCGACGTGTGGCGAGCGCTCCGCGCGCGCGACCCGCTCTTCCGCCCGCCGGGCGGCGAGTCGAACGCCGACTGCCGCGCCCGGATCGCCGGCTTCGTCGACGCCCTGCTCGCCGCGCGCGCCGAGGGTCGGATCGTGCTCGTGAGCCACGGCGTGGCGATCAACCAGCTCCTCTACCACCTGCTCGGCTTGCCGGCCGAGGCGCCGCCGGTCGTCTTCCGCGTGGACAACTGCTCGGTCCAGCGCGTCGAGCGCCACGAGGGCGTGGTGCGGATCCTGTGCATCAACGACAAGAGCCACCTCGAAGGTCTTTTGACCTGA
- a CDS encoding class I SAM-dependent methyltransferase has product MRLSIAGYDAMLQVAAEVLVTALAGKKAASLLMVGIGTASEVMPYARHAGADWQFTGVDPSAEMITLAREKLAAAGLLKRTSLHACELRDLPRGPSFDGAQMIGVLHHLAGNDARVGLLREVAGRLAPGAPFVIGCRVGDEPSLRAVEEQRLVMMGRPPELLEQRRKAMASMQPPASDAEVFALLAQAGFVAPRFIFGELQFKVWVAHREPSASI; this is encoded by the coding sequence GTGCGACTCTCGATAGCGGGCTACGACGCCATGCTACAGGTCGCCGCCGAGGTGCTCGTCACGGCGCTCGCGGGCAAGAAGGCCGCGTCGCTCTTGATGGTCGGTATCGGGACCGCGAGCGAGGTGATGCCGTACGCGCGTCACGCAGGCGCCGACTGGCAATTCACGGGCGTCGATCCCTCCGCGGAGATGATCACCCTTGCAAGGGAGAAACTCGCGGCGGCAGGCCTCCTCAAACGGACGAGCTTGCATGCCTGCGAGCTCCGTGATCTACCGCGCGGGCCTTCGTTCGACGGCGCGCAGATGATCGGCGTCCTGCACCATCTCGCGGGCAATGACGCGCGTGTCGGGCTCCTGCGGGAGGTCGCCGGGAGGCTCGCGCCGGGAGCGCCCTTCGTGATCGGTTGTCGCGTGGGAGACGAGCCATCGCTCAGGGCCGTCGAGGAGCAGCGGCTCGTCATGATGGGTCGGCCGCCCGAACTGCTGGAGCAACGACGGAAGGCAATGGCATCGATGCAGCCCCCGGCCTCGGATGCCGAGGTCTTCGCGCTCCTGGCCCAGGCCGGCTTCGTGGCGCCACGTTTCATCTTCGGCGAGCTGCAATTCAAGGTCTGGGTCGCCCACCGCGAGCCCTCCGCCTCGATCTAG
- a CDS encoding DUF4360 domain-containing protein, with the protein MKKLLVALVAAGSAVLGVSERADAQPYDLVEPPDGVEIRGLVYNGTGCPQNSVAGTLSEDRKALELIFGAFTAEASPLNLPSEARKFCQLTVDLAFPQGYSFSLVSADYRGFADLEEKIVGTQTSTYYFTGGFGRSFRTRIVGPFSENYFRRDNLTLEAAVWSPCGAMRPLNISTQAAVSTLANRSGAGLMTVDSLSLVVRHTYNIIWRKC; encoded by the coding sequence ATGAAGAAGCTGCTCGTTGCGTTGGTCGCGGCTGGTTCGGCAGTCCTCGGCGTCTCGGAGCGCGCCGATGCACAGCCCTACGACCTCGTCGAGCCGCCGGACGGGGTCGAGATTCGCGGCCTCGTCTACAACGGGACCGGTTGCCCGCAGAACTCGGTCGCCGGCACGCTCTCCGAGGACCGGAAGGCGCTGGAGCTCATCTTCGGGGCCTTCACGGCCGAGGCGAGCCCGCTGAACTTGCCGAGCGAAGCGCGCAAGTTCTGTCAGCTCACCGTCGACCTGGCTTTCCCGCAGGGCTACAGCTTCTCCCTCGTCTCGGCCGACTACCGCGGCTTCGCCGATCTCGAGGAGAAGATCGTCGGGACCCAGACCTCGACGTACTACTTCACGGGCGGCTTCGGGCGGAGCTTCCGCACGCGGATCGTCGGTCCCTTCTCGGAGAACTACTTCCGCCGCGACAACCTCACCCTCGAGGCGGCGGTGTGGTCGCCGTGCGGCGCGATGCGCCCGCTCAACATCAGCACGCAGGCGGCCGTCTCGACGCTCGCGAACCGCAGCGGCGCGGGCCTGATGACGGTCGACTCGCTCAGCCTCGTCGTGCGCCACACGTACAACATCATCTGGCGCAAGTGCTGA
- the zigA gene encoding zinc metallochaperone GTPase ZigA yields the protein MSDRRLPVTVLSGFLGAGKTTLLNHVLGNREAKRVAVIVNDMSEVNIDAELVRGGAAALSRTDERLVEMTNGCICCTLREDLLFEVKKLAEEGRFDYLLVESTGISEPLPVAETFGFEDDTGARLSDVARLDTMVTVVDAYNFSRDFAAAEDLVERGVAASEEDDRSVVDLLVDQVEFCDVIVLNKVDLVSQKEVGLLEATLQRLNSRAKIVHATFGNVPLDAVMGTGLFDLEKAREAPGWMAELRGEHVPETEEYGLGSFVFRSRRPLHPARFYTLIHEQWPGVIRSKGFFWLATRPEWVAEWSQAGGACRFGVVGKWWAAQSREDWPEDEGARHRIEADWDPELGDRRQEIVIIGTAEREGMRARLEACLLTDEEMALGPEKIRQFEDPFPPWALAEEEADGAPPGDRRFASMWTREAADGAH from the coding sequence ATGAGCGATCGCAGGCTCCCCGTCACCGTGCTCTCCGGCTTCCTTGGCGCAGGAAAGACGACGCTGCTCAATCACGTGCTCGGGAACCGCGAGGCCAAGCGCGTCGCGGTCATCGTGAACGACATGAGCGAGGTGAACATCGACGCCGAGCTCGTCCGCGGCGGCGCCGCCGCGCTGAGCCGCACCGACGAGCGGCTCGTCGAGATGACGAACGGCTGCATCTGCTGCACGCTGCGCGAGGACCTCCTCTTCGAAGTGAAGAAGCTCGCCGAGGAGGGGCGCTTCGATTATCTGCTCGTCGAGTCGACGGGGATCAGCGAGCCATTGCCCGTGGCCGAGACCTTCGGCTTCGAGGACGACACGGGCGCGCGGCTCTCGGACGTGGCGCGGCTCGATACCATGGTGACGGTCGTCGACGCATACAATTTCTCCCGGGATTTCGCGGCGGCCGAGGACCTCGTGGAGCGGGGCGTCGCGGCGTCCGAGGAGGACGATCGGAGCGTCGTCGACCTGCTCGTCGATCAGGTGGAGTTCTGCGACGTCATCGTGCTGAACAAGGTGGACCTCGTCTCGCAAAAGGAGGTCGGATTGCTCGAGGCCACGCTGCAGAGGCTCAATTCGCGGGCGAAGATCGTACACGCCACGTTCGGGAACGTGCCGCTCGACGCGGTCATGGGTACGGGGCTTTTTGATCTGGAGAAGGCGAGGGAGGCGCCGGGCTGGATGGCCGAGCTGCGCGGCGAACACGTGCCGGAGACGGAGGAATACGGCCTCGGCAGCTTCGTGTTCCGCTCGCGGCGCCCCTTGCATCCGGCGCGGTTTTATACGCTCATCCACGAGCAGTGGCCGGGCGTGATCCGGTCGAAGGGTTTCTTCTGGCTGGCGACGCGTCCCGAATGGGTCGCGGAGTGGTCCCAGGCGGGCGGCGCGTGCCGGTTCGGCGTGGTGGGGAAATGGTGGGCCGCGCAATCGAGGGAGGATTGGCCCGAGGACGAGGGGGCGCGGCATAGGATCGAGGCCGATTGGGATCCCGAGCTCGGCGACCGGCGGCAGGAGATCGTGATCATCGGGACCGCGGAGCGCGAGGGGATGCGGGCGCGGCTCGAGGCTTGCCTGCTCACGGACGAGGAAATGGCGCTCGGACCCGAGAAAATCCGGCAATTCGAGGATCCGTTCCCGCCGTGGGCTCTGGCCGAGGAAGAGGCCGACGGCGCGCCGCCCGGTGATCGCCGTTTCGCGTCGATGTGGACGCGGGAGGCGGCGGACGGCGCGCATTGA
- a CDS encoding FAD-dependent oxidoreductase: MLDWLVIGGGVHGTYLSLALTLGGRVARDRLRVLDPHVAPLERWNACTENVGMEFLRSSFVHHLDPEPFDLRRFAPSRPRRGERAFLGRYLRPSLSVFRAHSENVIQKHGLASLRVQGEARSIMAIPGGIRVDTTEGALDARRVLLAIGMGDQPAIPDWARSLREEGGCVHHVFEPGFVRAQMAPFRHVVVVGGGISAAQTALALAKRQEGSVTILARHPARVFAFDTDPGWMGPKNLDDFARVADHDVRRHLIRHARHRGSMPDDVASALRRAVHERRLSLRIAGVSAAALIDGNIDISLDDGGAPLVTDTVVLATGFETRRPGGAWLANAVQELGLRCASCGYPIVDRSLRWHPNLFVTGPLAELELGPPARNILGARLAAERLVQVA; the protein is encoded by the coding sequence ATGCTGGACTGGCTGGTCATTGGTGGTGGTGTCCACGGGACGTATCTCTCGCTCGCATTGACGCTCGGCGGTCGTGTCGCGCGGGATCGTTTGCGCGTGCTGGACCCGCACGTGGCTCCGCTCGAGCGGTGGAATGCGTGCACGGAGAACGTGGGAATGGAGTTCTTGCGCTCCTCCTTCGTGCACCACCTCGATCCCGAGCCGTTCGACCTGCGGAGATTCGCGCCGTCGCGGCCTCGCCGTGGTGAGAGAGCCTTCCTCGGTCGCTACCTCCGGCCCTCGCTGTCGGTCTTCCGGGCCCACTCCGAAAACGTGATACAGAAGCACGGGCTCGCTTCGCTGCGCGTGCAGGGGGAGGCGAGGTCGATCATGGCAATCCCGGGAGGGATACGCGTCGATACGACGGAGGGGGCCCTCGACGCCCGCCGCGTGCTCCTCGCGATCGGAATGGGTGATCAGCCGGCGATCCCCGACTGGGCGCGCAGCCTGCGCGAGGAAGGGGGGTGCGTGCACCACGTGTTCGAGCCGGGCTTCGTGCGCGCGCAAATGGCTCCGTTTCGTCACGTGGTCGTCGTAGGGGGCGGAATCAGCGCCGCGCAGACGGCCCTCGCGCTGGCGAAACGCCAGGAAGGGTCGGTCACGATCCTCGCGCGGCACCCCGCGCGCGTGTTTGCATTCGATACGGATCCGGGGTGGATGGGGCCAAAGAACCTCGACGATTTTGCGCGCGTCGCGGACCACGACGTCCGTCGCCACCTCATCCGCCACGCGCGCCACCGCGGATCGATGCCCGACGACGTGGCCTCGGCTCTCCGACGCGCCGTGCACGAACGAAGGCTCTCCCTGCGTATCGCGGGGGTGTCGGCGGCGGCGCTCATCGATGGCAATATCGATATTTCCCTCGACGACGGCGGCGCGCCCCTCGTCACCGATACGGTCGTACTCGCGACGGGCTTCGAGACGCGGCGTCCAGGCGGCGCGTGGCTCGCCAATGCCGTCCAGGAGCTCGGGCTTCGATGCGCTTCCTGCGGATATCCGATCGTGGATCGGAGCCTGCGCTGGCACCCGAACCTCTTCGTGACGGGTCCGCTCGCCGAACTCGAGCTGGGCCCGCCGGCGCGAAACATCCTCGGCGCGCGCCTCGCGGCGGAGCGGCTCGTGCAGGTGGCGTGA
- a CDS encoding GNAT family N-acetyltransferase — translation MALSAVPRASLVQLVPPRAAHAQLWYGWRSEAHAQRYMPIEPWSVEALRRRLVASTPDLSDPEKQEHRWIVQWQDECVGIVSILRPSFRLGHAEISYHVAQAYHRRGIATQAVAALVDRVFEQTDLARLFAYISEPNRASRRLAEKLGFVHEGTLREHFMIHGRRVDQCVYGLLRREWASPRKR, via the coding sequence ATGGCCCTCTCTGCTGTCCCGCGTGCCTCCCTCGTCCAGCTCGTGCCGCCTCGCGCGGCGCACGCGCAGCTCTGGTACGGCTGGCGGAGCGAGGCGCACGCCCAGCGTTACATGCCGATCGAGCCCTGGTCGGTCGAGGCGCTGCGCCGGCGGCTCGTCGCGTCGACGCCGGACCTCTCCGATCCGGAGAAGCAAGAGCACCGCTGGATCGTGCAGTGGCAGGACGAGTGCGTGGGGATCGTGTCGATCCTGCGGCCGAGTTTTCGCCTCGGCCACGCGGAGATCTCGTACCACGTCGCGCAGGCCTACCATCGCCGGGGCATCGCGACGCAGGCGGTGGCGGCGCTCGTCGATCGTGTCTTCGAGCAGACGGACCTCGCGCGGCTCTTCGCGTACATCAGCGAGCCGAACCGCGCCTCGCGTAGGCTCGCCGAGAAGCTCGGCTTCGTGCACGAGGGCACGCTGCGCGAGCACTTCATGATCCACGGCCGCCGCGTGGATCAGTGTGTCTACGGCCTGCTCCGGCGCGAGTGGGCGTCGCCGCGCAAGCGCTAG
- the rpmG gene encoding 50S ribosomal protein L33, whose product MRDTIKLVSSAGTGYCYYTTKNKRTMAEKLQIKKYDPIARKHVVFTEGKISKGGGGK is encoded by the coding sequence ATGCGCGACACGATCAAGCTCGTCTCGTCGGCGGGCACCGGGTATTGCTACTACACGACGAAGAACAAGCGGACGATGGCCGAGAAGCTCCAGATCAAGAAGTACGATCCGATCGCCCGCAAGCACGTCGTCTTCACCGAGGGGAAGATCTCCAAGGGCGGCGGCGGGAAATGA
- a CDS encoding HTTM domain-containing protein — translation MSSAIGQPPVDESTAPEALEAAPEGAAEAPRGLAWLSWHLQGYWTIIRDVYLSADRRTLGFARIMIGFLMVMDLFRRTPDWLHMYSDKGVLPTHLNLFRPQAWGAFTLFNAFSTAPELWALWVVLLVTFLCVLVGYKTRIAHVLAAIFVASMNGRILLIENGGYVVYNLLVMWTAFLPMGDRFSVDALLDSMRRRKEANADELNDRKDVVEPRRLTPHVSLVVGVILLQIAAIYYFNVIHKTGTAWRNGTAVHYVLWVDRMVTPIVAAVRGYIPPRLIPYATWFVLISEAVIPICLATPLARSWARRLAVALMCILHIGFGATFVLGPFAWAMCGFSTLLFTSDDWDLAARTMRRAHRARVVLFDGASGASLLLCRLLKRLDRYELLTFRAEPGLTRGIAVERPNDKARLERSAALADIVAALPLGPTIAWLFRLPLLSHLVDAIWSVITARDVSRIFGLRVPHAPGPLATNEPSPLGRKAGRFVATLRELAVVVMLAGAVNQALVELWVVNRRVKVPHPEPLRILAQKMRYLQGWFMFSPNPVMDDGTIVVAAKTIDGRTIDPFTGKPPEFDLTKAQSLRYNQIWSDYFNRMHLPANSAYRDAMKEFLYRYPERTGRPEDTIVSGEVYWVKDLNPPFGKKESYKLEKDKLFSFENPATRGQARSGG, via the coding sequence ATGAGCTCCGCCATCGGCCAGCCGCCCGTCGACGAAAGCACGGCCCCCGAGGCCCTCGAAGCCGCGCCGGAAGGCGCTGCCGAGGCGCCGAGAGGGCTCGCTTGGCTCTCCTGGCACCTCCAGGGGTACTGGACGATCATCCGCGACGTCTACCTCTCCGCCGACCGGCGCACCCTCGGCTTCGCCCGGATCATGATCGGCTTCCTCATGGTCATGGACCTGTTCCGGCGCACCCCGGACTGGCTCCACATGTACTCCGACAAGGGCGTCCTGCCGACACACCTGAACCTCTTCCGCCCCCAGGCCTGGGGCGCCTTCACCCTCTTCAATGCCTTCTCCACCGCCCCGGAGCTCTGGGCCCTCTGGGTCGTCCTCCTCGTCACCTTCCTCTGCGTCCTCGTCGGCTACAAGACCCGTATCGCCCACGTCCTCGCCGCGATCTTCGTGGCCAGCATGAATGGACGCATCCTCCTCATCGAGAATGGCGGGTACGTCGTTTACAACCTCCTCGTGATGTGGACCGCCTTCCTCCCGATGGGGGACCGGTTCTCCGTCGACGCCCTGCTCGACTCGATGCGGCGCCGCAAAGAGGCCAATGCCGACGAGCTCAACGACCGCAAGGACGTCGTCGAGCCCCGCCGCCTCACGCCCCACGTCTCCCTCGTGGTCGGCGTCATCCTCCTCCAGATCGCGGCCATTTATTACTTCAACGTCATTCACAAGACCGGGACCGCCTGGAGAAACGGCACCGCGGTCCATTACGTGCTCTGGGTCGACCGCATGGTCACGCCGATCGTGGCGGCCGTGCGCGGGTACATCCCGCCCCGGCTCATCCCCTACGCGACCTGGTTCGTCCTCATCAGCGAGGCCGTCATTCCGATTTGCCTCGCCACGCCGCTCGCCCGCTCGTGGGCTCGTCGGCTCGCCGTCGCCCTCATGTGTATCCTCCACATCGGCTTCGGCGCGACCTTCGTCCTCGGCCCCTTCGCCTGGGCGATGTGCGGCTTCTCCACCCTGCTCTTCACCTCCGACGACTGGGACCTCGCCGCCCGCACGATGCGCCGCGCGCACCGCGCCCGCGTGGTCCTCTTCGACGGCGCGTCCGGCGCCTCGCTCCTGCTCTGCCGCCTGCTCAAGCGCCTCGATCGTTACGAGCTGCTCACGTTCCGCGCAGAGCCGGGCCTCACGCGCGGCATCGCCGTGGAGCGACCGAACGACAAGGCGCGCCTCGAGCGGAGCGCCGCGCTCGCCGACATCGTCGCCGCCTTGCCGCTCGGCCCCACGATCGCCTGGCTCTTCCGCCTGCCTCTGCTCTCGCACCTCGTCGACGCGATCTGGAGCGTGATCACGGCGCGTGACGTGTCGCGGATCTTCGGCCTGCGTGTGCCCCACGCGCCGGGCCCGCTCGCCACGAACGAGCCCTCGCCGCTCGGCCGCAAGGCTGGCCGCTTCGTCGCGACGTTGCGCGAGCTCGCCGTCGTCGTGATGCTCGCGGGTGCGGTGAACCAGGCGCTCGTCGAGCTCTGGGTCGTCAACCGCCGCGTGAAGGTGCCGCACCCCGAGCCGCTGCGGATCCTCGCGCAGAAGATGCGGTACTTGCAGGGCTGGTTCATGTTCTCGCCGAACCCGGTCATGGACGACGGGACGATCGTGGTCGCCGCGAAGACCATCGACGGCCGCACGATCGATCCGTTCACCGGCAAGCCGCCGGAGTTCGACCTGACGAAGGCGCAGAGCCTCCGCTACAACCAGATCTGGAGCGACTACTTCAACCGCATGCACCTGCCGGCGAACTCGGCCTATCGGGATGCGATGAAGGAGTTCCTCTACCGCTACCCCGAGCGCACGGGCCGCCCCGAGGACACGATCGTCTCGGGGGAGGTGTACTGGGTGAAGGACTTGAACCCGCCCTTCGGCAAGAAGGAGTCGTACAAGCTGGAGAAGGACAAGCTCTTCTCCTTCGAAAACCCGGCCACGCGTGGGCAAGCGAGGTCGGGAGGCTGA